A portion of the Amia ocellicauda isolate fAmiCal2 chromosome 22, fAmiCal2.hap1, whole genome shotgun sequence genome contains these proteins:
- the hsd11b1la gene encoding hydroxysteroid 11-beta-dehydrogenase 1-like protein gives MQMFGKLLVVITGLSAALVALMWRDTFEPESLRGVRVLVTGASTGIGEQMAYVYARFGAQIVITARREAVLKQVAEKCQELGAQKVLYIPADMAVPTDPERVVRFAAEELGGLDYLVLNHIGPSPFAMWDGDADHTRWLMQVNFLSYIQMTSSAMPVLKKSGGAIIAVSSIAGKLCTPFVAPYTATKFALNGFFGSVQQELAMQRANVSVTICMLGLIDTKSAMDKVKGYTTMPAYPATDAALEIIKAGATRQKEFFYPWFGHLLCLARDLFPSARDWFIQNSYTYEP, from the exons AGTCCCTGCGAGGAGTCCGCGTCTTGGTGACTGGGGCCAGCACCGGGATCGGCGAGCAGATGGCCTACGTCTATGCCCGATTCGGGGCTCAGATCGTCATCACCGCTCGGAGGGAGGCTGTGTTGAAGCAG GTGGCAGAGAAGTGCCAGGAGCTGGGGGCACAGAAAGTGCTGTACATTCCTGCGGACATGGCTGTGCCCACGGACCCAGAAAGAGTGGTCAGGTTTGCGGCTGAGGAGTTGG GTGGTCTGGATTACCTCGTGCTGAACCACATCGGCCCGAGCCCCTTCGCTATGTGGGATGGGGATGCGGACCACACCAGGTGGCTCATGCAG GTGAACTTCCTGAGCTACATCCAGATGACCTCGTCAGCCATGCCCGTGCTGAAGAAAAGCGGGGGAGCTATCATCGCTGTGTCCTCCATAGCAG ggaaGCTCTGCACTCCTTTTGTAGCGCCTTATACGGCCACCAAGTTCGCCCTGAACGGCTTCTTCGGATCAGTGCAGCAGGAGCTGGCGATGCAGAGAGCTAACGTCTCAGTGACCATCTGCATGCTGGGCCTGATTGACACCAAGTCTGCCATGGACAAAGTGAA GGGCTATACGACGATGCCGGCCTACCCTGCCACAGATGCCGCCCTGGAGATCATCAAGGCTGGGGCCACGAGGCAGAAGGAGTTTTTCTACCCCTGGTTTGGGCACCTGCTGTGTCTCGCCAGGGACTTGTTCCCTTCAGCCCGCGACTGGTTCATTCAGAACTCTTACACTTATGAGCCATAA